One window of the Rhipicephalus microplus isolate Deutch F79 chromosome 2, USDA_Rmic, whole genome shotgun sequence genome contains the following:
- the LOC142784053 gene encoding uncharacterized protein LOC142784053, with protein sequence MLKKLRIFFKASFVLLLYTSGPASSSVAAIGQGGHPKHLYSCQYCHYRTFNLCHLETHIKVHTSEGLYKCNQCPRSFSIKCSLSKHLLMHAGVKPYKCHMCPLSFAAKQTLTEHLRTHTGERPFKCHICPRSFTVKCSLTDHLRLHTGERPFECNECHRSFTSRRALAEFMRTHLNERPFKCDHCSQGFLAKHTLIEHVRIHTGERPYKCNICSQSFSKRSTMTDHLRTHTGERPYQCPLCPETFVHNSSLRRHILQHKRKHVSVPSLDAQVKIEK encoded by the exons ATGCTGAAgaaattgaggattttttttaaAGCATCTTTTGTTCTCCTGCTATACA CATCGGGGCCTGCCAGCAGTTCTGTAGCTGCCATTGGTCAGGGTGGACATCCGAAACACCTCTACAGCTGTCAGTACTGTCACTATAGAACTTTTAACTTGTGCCACCTGGAGACACACATCAAGGTTCACACAAGCGAGGGACTTTATAAGTGCAACCAATGCCCTCGGAGCTTCTCGATAAAGTGTTCATTATCAAAACACCTGCTCATGCATGCAGGCGTGAAGCCCTATAAATGCCACATGTGTCCTCTAAGCTTCGCGGCAAAGCAAACATTAACGGAGCACTTGCGTACTCACACGGGTGAGCGGCCATTTAAGTGCCACATATGCCCGCGGAGCTTCACAGTAAAGTGTTCACTAACAGACCACTTGCGCCTCCATACAGGCGAGCGACCTTTTGAGTGCAACGAATGCCACCGGAGCTTCACCTCGAGACGTGCGTTAGCAGAATTCATGCGCACCCACCTGAACGAGCGACCGTTCAAATGTGACCATTGTTCCCAGGGTTTCTTAGCTAAGCACACGTTAATAGAACACGTACGCATTCATACAGGCGAGCGGCCATATAAATGCAACATATGCTCCCAGAGCTTCTCTAAACGGTCTACAATGACGGATCACCTGCGTACCCACACGGGAGAGCGACCATATCAATGCCCTCTATGCCCAGAGACATTTGTGCATAACTCCAGCCTAAGAAGACACATACTGCAGCACAAACGTAAGCATGTAAGTGTGCCTTCATTAGACGCACAAGTGAAAATTGAGAAGTGA